GATGTCGGCGTCTGGATTCCCTTTTTCGGACGCCTCGCCTCCTCTACAAATCTCGCCGGTCTTTTCGCTAAAAAAACAGGGTCTATTATTATCCCGATCAGCTGCAGGCAAAAGTCTGTGGGACAATGGATCATCGAAGCCCATGACCCCCTCGAGTCAGAAGTCAACGGGGAAGTCTTGGACCCTAATGAGATCACATTCCGGATAAACCAACACCTCGAAAAAAATATTTCTTTAAGCCCCGAAGACTATTTCTGGGTGCATAACCGCTGGAAAACACCCAAACCAAATTTCCTACTTCATCATTATAAACGCGGCTACTTCATCCCCCCAGATTTCCCACTTAAACCCTTCCGTATCCTCATCCGGGTCCCAAATTGGCTCGGTGACGCGATCATGGCCATGCCCGCAGTCTCCTTAATCAAACATGGCCGCCCCGACACCCATGTGACCATCCTCACCCGGGAGAATCTCTCCGATCTCTGGCACGGCTTTAAAGATGCCGACAGTATCATCACTATCAAAAAGGGGGAATCCTCAAACCGCATCGCCCATAAACTCGAAACCGAGCATTTCGATGTCTCGATCACCCTGCCGAACTCCACCTCCTCCGCACTCCCCGCTTTTTTTGCCGAAATCCCCCGCCGGGTGGGTTACCGTGGCAAATGGCGCAAATTGCTCTTGAACCAAACGATTCCAGAATCCCGTCGCCACAAGAATGATGAACATCAGATGCTCGACTATATCGGCATCGCCCGGGAGATTGGTGCCGACCGCAATCTCATCCCCCTGCCCCAGCTTCGTTTCGAGGCTGACATCACCCGTTTCGAGTTACCCATGCAAAAAATCATCATTGTCGCAAGCGGGGCCGAGTATGGATCGGCCAAACGCTGGCCGGCGGCCAAATTTGCCGAGGCCTGTCGCCTGATTGCCCTTAAAGAAAAAGTGTATTTTATTTTTGTCGGACTGGAAAGTGACTGTGAACGGAATGATAAAATCATCAAGAGTGCCAATGTCGCCGCCAGTAACCTCTCAGGCCTGACCACCCTCTCCGAACTGGGGGCGATCCTTCAGAAAGCCACCGCCACCCTCAGTAATGATTCCGGGGTCATGCACCTCTCCAGTGCCTTAGGTATTCCCACCATCGCCATTTTCGGTTCCACTGACCCGGTATTAACAGGCCCCATCGGTCCGAAAAATAAAATCATCCACCATCAAGTAGAGTGCTCCCCCTGTTTCCTCCGTGAATGTCCCATTGATTTCCGTTGTATGAATGCCATCTCTCCCGAAGAGGTCGCCCAAGCGGTTCTCGGAATGGTGAGTCCGGAGGTGGCATGAAGCTATCTTTCTGCCTGATCACAAAAAACGAAGAGGCGAACCTTCCGCGTTGCCTAACCAGCGTCGCACCTTTGGCCGACGAAATCATCGTCCTAGACACAGATAGCACCGACCGCACGGTGCAAATTGCGCGGGAGTACGGGGCCAGTGTTTTTGTCGAGGAATGGAAAGGGTACGGGGCGCAGAAGAATTCCGCCGCCCAGAAAGCCTCTCACCCCTGGGTATTCTCAATCGATGCTGACGAGGAAATCTCCCCCGCTCTCGCTGGGCAAATTACCCAATGGAAAAAGCGGGAGGATCAAAACCCCACCGATGCATGGGAAATATGCCGTTGCGTCTTTTACGAGGGGAAATGGATCCGTCACGGGGACTGGTATCCTGACTGGGTCGTACGCATCTTCCACCGGGAGCACAGCCATTTCACCGAGGTCAAAGTCCACGAGAGCGTCACTGTCCCCGGCCAAAAGTGCAAATTGCCCGGCGACCTTTATCACTACACTTATAAGGATTATGCTGACCAACTCGAGCGCATCGACAAATATGCACACCTCTGGGCCGGAGAAAAAGCCCGCCAAGGAAAATCCAGCTCACCCCTCGCCCCACACTTGCATTCATTGAGCCGTTTCCTACGGGGCTACATCATCAAAGGCGGATTCCGCGACGGAAAGCTCGGGGCGCAAATCGCACTGGCCAACGCACATGAAGTCTTCTTGAAATACAAACTCCTCCAAGAAAAAACACGGCATCCATGAGTAAACACCAGACAGCGAAATCAGCGAGTATCATCGGTATCTTTGTGATGATCAGCCGGGTCTTGGGGCTCTTGAGAGAAACCTTATTCGCCTATTTTTTCGGGGCCGGTGCCTTGGCCTCGGTTTTTATCAATGCCTTCCGCATTCCCAACCTCCTCCGTGACCTTTTTGCCGAAGGCGCCCTTTCCACCGCCTTTGTCACGACATTTTCAAAGGTCGCCCATCAGAAGGGTGATAAGGAAGCATTTCGCCTCGCCAGCTTGGTGCTAAATGCCTTGGCGATCATCCTGGGACTGATTGTTATTCTGGGGATTATTTTTTCACCGCAAATTGTCCAGTTAATCGCCTCGGGATTCTCCCCCGAGAATAAAGAACTCATGACGGTACTCCTCCAGATCATGTTCCCCTTTATCCTCCTAGTTTCATTCGCCGCCGTCTGGATGGGTATCTTGAATGCTAAAAATAAATTTGCTGTCCCGGCCTCTGCCTCATCCTTTTTTAATCTGGGATCGATCGTAGGGGGATTCAGCCTGGCTTGGCTCATGGACCCGACATGGGGACCCCGGGCGGTTATCGGAATGTCACTGGGTGTCATGATCGGGGGATTACTCCAGTGGTTAGTCCAAGCACCCACCCTCTGGAAACTCGGATACCGTTACCGTTTTATCCTCGACTGGAAAGACCCTGGGCTGCGCCAGATCTGTCTCCTCATGGGGCCCGCCGTGATCGCGACGGCAGCGGTACAGGTAAATGTGCTCGTGAATACCATTTTTGCGAATTTCATCAGTGAATCCGCTGCCAGTCGTTTGTATTATGCTTTCCGTTTCCTCCAGCTGCCCATCGGCGTCTTTGGTGTCGCCATCGGTACAGCCATGCTCCCGGGCCTTTCCCGGGCGGCTGCGGATAAAAATGACCTGGAGTTCAAAGATATTCTGAATCATTCCCTAAAACTGGTTCTTTTCCTATGTATCCCTGCTACAGCCGGACTCATCTATCTCGGGGATGCGATCATCGGGACCATTTATCAAATCGGCGGGAAATTTAATGCCGCCGACACATCGGATGTGACACGGGTGCTCCAGGCTTACTCCATCGGGTTAGTCGCCTATTCGGCCATTAAAATCCTGACCCCAGCCTTTTATGCCATGGGTTCATCGGTCAAGCCATCCCTCGTCAGTCTCGGTGCCATCATGGTGAATCTTGTTTTGAATTATATCATCACGATCAAACTCGGCCTCGGCGAAGCCGGCCTAGCACTCGTCACCGCCTGTGTGGTCATTATCAATTCCATTCTACTCATCATCTTATTATCCAAACAAGTACACGGCTGGGATAAAAAACCGATTTTTATCTCGGGGGCTAAAATCATCACCGCCACACTTTTAATGTCCGTGGCCGGCGGCGGCATTCATCATCTCTGGCATGTCCATCTGGGGATCCATACTTGGATTTTACGTTTTGGCGACCTTTGCACCAGTGGTGCTGTGAGTTTGATTGTTTACCTGATTGCTTGTAAGTTACTCAAAGTCCATGAACTCGGAGAATTCACCCAACTCATCCTCAGACGTCGTAACCGCGGAAAAAGCGGTGGCGGACAGACTCCGGCGTAAAGTCTCCGAGCTCCCCCATAAACCCGGGGTCTATGTCTATAAAGACCGCCTCAACCGGGTGATCTATGTCGGTAAGGCCCGTGACCTGCATAAACGTGTCAGCCAATATTTCCATCCCTCCCGCCGCCACGGCTGGGATGTCAAACTCAAAGCCCTCCTCGACAGCATCTGGGACATGGAGCACCATGTCGTCCGCTCCGAACCCGAGGCTCTCCTCCTGGAAGGCAAACTCATCAAGGAATACCGCCCGAAATATAATATCAGCTTCCGGGACGATAAAAAATTCCTCATGGTCAAAGTCAACCTCGACGATCCCATCCCTCGATTGATCCTCACACGGATCAAAAAAAATGACGGGGCCCGTTATTTCGGACCCTTCGCCCATTCGGGTGCCCTGAGGACGACCATGGAAATCATTAAAAAACGTTTCCGTCTCCGTTCCTGCCGGGCGTATGAACCCGGAGAAATGGAGTATAAACACTGTCTCAACCACGCGATAAAAATCTGTAGCGCCCCGTGTGTGGGGGTTATCTCCCGAGAGGATTATAAACAGAGCATGATCCAGGCCTGTGAAGCTCTCGAAGGGAATAATGAAGAAATCCTGATTGAACTCAAGGACTCGATGGAAGCCGCAGCGGCCAGACTCGATTTTGAAAAAGCCACGGAATTACGTAATGCGATCGAAGACTTAAAAAAGACGGCACAACACACCCGGAAATTTGAACGTAATTTCCTCAATATCACGATTGATCCTGCACGCGACCT
The window above is part of the Verrucomicrobiota bacterium genome. Proteins encoded here:
- the waaF gene encoding lipopolysaccharide heptosyltransferase II, which codes for MKYISFAIFSLVYFYCTLLPVGFLLRLGRWMGFLFYYIDGAHRKIAQFNLRVAYGDQWDEKKIRTVARESFMRLGSNFLSYIKLAQIPTDKIISRMEPRGKEILLDAHKKGKGVILVTSHMGNWEIYARVHKFMPTLKFSGIYQKLKNPLIDKVLVDIRTNGGIDMIEKKYAWERGLKKLRNNEVLNFLADQHTGDVGVWIPFFGRLASSTNLAGLFAKKTGSIIIPISCRQKSVGQWIIEAHDPLESEVNGEVLDPNEITFRINQHLEKNISLSPEDYFWVHNRWKTPKPNFLLHHYKRGYFIPPDFPLKPFRILIRVPNWLGDAIMAMPAVSLIKHGRPDTHVTILTRENLSDLWHGFKDADSIITIKKGESSNRIAHKLETEHFDVSITLPNSTSSALPAFFAEIPRRVGYRGKWRKLLLNQTIPESRRHKNDEHQMLDYIGIAREIGADRNLIPLPQLRFEADITRFELPMQKIIIVASGAEYGSAKRWPAAKFAEACRLIALKEKVYFIFVGLESDCERNDKIIKSANVAASNLSGLTTLSELGAILQKATATLSNDSGVMHLSSALGIPTIAIFGSTDPVLTGPIGPKNKIIHHQVECSPCFLRECPIDFRCMNAISPEEVAQAVLGMVSPEVA
- a CDS encoding glycosyltransferase family 2 protein, producing the protein MKLSFCLITKNEEANLPRCLTSVAPLADEIIVLDTDSTDRTVQIAREYGASVFVEEWKGYGAQKNSAAQKASHPWVFSIDADEEISPALAGQITQWKKREDQNPTDAWEICRCVFYEGKWIRHGDWYPDWVVRIFHREHSHFTEVKVHESVTVPGQKCKLPGDLYHYTYKDYADQLERIDKYAHLWAGEKARQGKSSSPLAPHLHSLSRFLRGYIIKGGFRDGKLGAQIALANAHEVFLKYKLLQEKTRHP
- the murJ gene encoding murein biosynthesis integral membrane protein MurJ, translated to MSKHQTAKSASIIGIFVMISRVLGLLRETLFAYFFGAGALASVFINAFRIPNLLRDLFAEGALSTAFVTTFSKVAHQKGDKEAFRLASLVLNALAIILGLIVILGIIFSPQIVQLIASGFSPENKELMTVLLQIMFPFILLVSFAAVWMGILNAKNKFAVPASASSFFNLGSIVGGFSLAWLMDPTWGPRAVIGMSLGVMIGGLLQWLVQAPTLWKLGYRYRFILDWKDPGLRQICLLMGPAVIATAAVQVNVLVNTIFANFISESAASRLYYAFRFLQLPIGVFGVAIGTAMLPGLSRAAADKNDLEFKDILNHSLKLVLFLCIPATAGLIYLGDAIIGTIYQIGGKFNAADTSDVTRVLQAYSIGLVAYSAIKILTPAFYAMGSSVKPSLVSLGAIMVNLVLNYIITIKLGLGEAGLALVTACVVIINSILLIILLSKQVHGWDKKPIFISGAKIITATLLMSVAGGGIHHLWHVHLGIHTWILRFGDLCTSGAVSLIVYLIACKLLKVHELGEFTQLILRRRNRGKSGGGQTPA
- a CDS encoding excinuclease ABC subunit UvrC, with the protein product MADRLRRKVSELPHKPGVYVYKDRLNRVIYVGKARDLHKRVSQYFHPSRRHGWDVKLKALLDSIWDMEHHVVRSEPEALLLEGKLIKEYRPKYNISFRDDKKFLMVKVNLDDPIPRLILTRIKKNDGARYFGPFAHSGALRTTMEIIKKRFRLRSCRAYEPGEMEYKHCLNHAIKICSAPCVGVISREDYKQSMIQACEALEGNNEEILIELKDSMEAAAARLDFEKATELRNAIEDLKKTAQHTRKFERNFLNITIDPARDLGALGEALGLALPPKIMECFDISNISDTHIVASMVCFQDGKPSRDDYRRYRISGVDGQNDFASMAEVIRRRYSRVLTQKIRRPDLIIVDGGKGQLGMAVQELTSLGLDGIPVIGLAKEFEEIHRPGESLPLRLPENSGALKMLQRIRDEAHRVANGYHQLLLKKRIAESLLDDIPGISQTRKVNLLREFGSIQKIRDSTPTQIAEVDGIGKKLAQEIYDWFRKGSPVVEAKIGSDALPLG